One part of the Flavobacterium johnsoniae UW101 genome encodes these proteins:
- a CDS encoding helix-turn-helix and ligand-binding sensor domain-containing protein — MKSILLKSVFFFFIGFQIQAQELLPFVENYNKSDYQGDNQIWNVAQGKDKAMYFANNHYLLRYDGVVWEKYSLPNKTIIRSILIEGDRIYSGSYKEFGYWYRENGKMHYVSITKNLRLFDEKDNEEIWKIFRFNGSLYFQSFNDVFIYNGKHIKKIKFPFLISYCFVVDNNVYVASVDKGLFKMDGSKISNPKGWDILKNTVVHAIEKYKNQTYIFTQKKGIYLVEKNGLKPWDNPLNETFKSNGINVAKFIKNNKLVVGTGNKGVFIYDFNTNTFKNIDRNNVLMNNSVLSIGFDKEEDLWLGLDNGIAHVEINSPISFFYDNSGILGSVYSVATIDKGYLIASNHGIFEFDSGNFKMMPGTQGQGWNITKIGEKYIIGHNDGTFCYEKGALTKINNISGGWNLSKSMINETYFQSTYSGVLVYNDVSKLTQSIKINDLSKPIKYVAQNKKNEIWAADNYRGLYRVLFDDNFKTQKVENITQQSKIANDFGVKIFEFRDEILFLINNVWYTFNSISNKLEENELFNTNFKNITDVVAIDKDHFIVLQEGILYHIYSHDNKFVWNMIQEKYYKGKLINENLRIFRSHNHYLMNLDDGFISLQLGYENKQNKGVKVEAYNEKELLPNEGKIKHNTELRVNVISGIYGASKPNLFYQINKGKNYIPISNGAIVLNNLSSGSHSIVIFKNDGANYDKVSSFDFKVAQPWYFSFWMIFLYLLVIGAVLFFYYKWNKLRYTQKLKLQAEELKHQREILEMELKKENELNIQEYEKHILELELQSKSSEVAGKSLSIAKQSEMIENIQNILDSEKDFNKLKSEIKKAIKINEVNKHEWEIFETNLNQIHNEFIINLSKKYPQLTPKDIKLCVYLKMNLSSKEIAPMMNISFRGVELHRYRLRKKLNLTQDENLSKFLLTL, encoded by the coding sequence TTGAAATCGATACTTTTAAAATCAGTTTTCTTCTTTTTCATTGGTTTTCAAATCCAAGCACAAGAATTACTTCCTTTCGTAGAAAATTACAATAAATCAGATTATCAGGGCGACAATCAAATATGGAATGTTGCTCAGGGTAAAGATAAAGCGATGTATTTTGCCAATAATCACTATCTTCTTAGATATGATGGTGTTGTTTGGGAGAAATACTCACTTCCTAATAAAACCATTATTCGTTCGATATTAATTGAAGGTGATCGAATTTACTCCGGTTCTTATAAAGAATTTGGATATTGGTACCGCGAAAACGGAAAAATGCATTATGTTTCAATTACAAAAAACCTGCGCTTGTTTGATGAAAAAGATAATGAAGAAATCTGGAAAATTTTTAGATTCAATGGTTCACTCTATTTTCAGTCTTTTAACGATGTTTTTATTTATAATGGAAAACACATCAAAAAAATCAAGTTTCCATTCTTAATTTCCTATTGTTTTGTAGTAGACAATAATGTTTACGTGGCTTCTGTAGACAAAGGCCTCTTTAAAATGGATGGGTCAAAGATTTCAAATCCAAAAGGATGGGATATTTTAAAAAACACAGTTGTTCACGCAATCGAGAAATACAAAAACCAGACTTATATTTTTACGCAGAAGAAAGGAATCTATTTAGTCGAAAAAAATGGTTTAAAACCGTGGGATAATCCATTAAACGAAACTTTTAAGTCAAATGGAATTAATGTAGCGAAATTTATTAAAAACAATAAACTTGTCGTAGGTACAGGAAATAAAGGTGTTTTTATTTATGATTTCAATACAAATACCTTTAAAAATATTGATCGAAATAATGTTTTGATGAACAATTCTGTCCTAAGCATTGGTTTTGACAAAGAAGAAGATTTATGGCTGGGACTTGATAATGGAATTGCTCATGTCGAAATTAATTCGCCTATTTCCTTTTTTTATGACAATTCTGGTATTTTAGGATCTGTATATTCTGTAGCAACTATAGATAAAGGATACTTAATTGCTTCTAATCACGGAATTTTTGAATTCGATTCAGGAAATTTTAAAATGATGCCCGGTACACAAGGCCAAGGCTGGAATATTACTAAAATAGGAGAGAAATATATCATTGGTCATAATGACGGAACTTTTTGCTACGAAAAAGGAGCGCTCACTAAAATAAACAACATTAGCGGCGGTTGGAATTTATCTAAAAGCATGATAAATGAAACTTATTTTCAATCGACTTACAGCGGTGTTCTAGTATATAATGATGTTTCAAAGCTTACACAGAGCATAAAAATTAATGATCTTTCAAAACCCATAAAATATGTTGCCCAAAATAAAAAAAATGAAATCTGGGCAGCCGATAATTACCGGGGTTTATACAGAGTTCTTTTTGATGATAATTTTAAAACCCAAAAAGTTGAGAATATCACACAGCAGAGTAAAATCGCAAATGATTTTGGTGTCAAAATTTTCGAATTTAGAGATGAAATACTTTTTCTAATTAATAATGTTTGGTACACGTTTAATTCTATTTCTAATAAATTAGAAGAAAATGAATTATTCAATACCAATTTTAAAAACATTACTGATGTTGTAGCAATCGATAAAGATCATTTCATAGTGCTTCAGGAAGGTATTTTGTATCATATTTATTCTCATGACAACAAGTTTGTCTGGAATATGATTCAGGAGAAATATTATAAAGGAAAGTTGATTAATGAAAATCTGAGAATTTTTAGAAGCCACAATCATTATTTAATGAATCTTGATGACGGTTTTATTTCACTTCAGCTGGGGTATGAAAATAAACAAAACAAAGGAGTAAAAGTTGAAGCTTATAATGAAAAAGAATTATTGCCAAATGAAGGTAAGATAAAACACAACACAGAACTTCGTGTAAATGTAATCTCCGGAATTTATGGTGCCAGTAAACCCAATTTGTTTTATCAAATTAATAAAGGGAAGAATTACATTCCTATTTCAAATGGTGCAATTGTTTTAAACAACTTAAGCAGCGGATCGCATTCTATTGTGATTTTTAAAAATGACGGGGCTAATTATGATAAAGTTTCCAGTTTTGATTTTAAAGTTGCTCAGCCTTGGTATTTTTCTTTTTGGATGATTTTCCTTTATCTGTTAGTAATAGGAGCAGTGTTATTTTTCTATTACAAATGGAATAAACTTCGTTATACCCAAAAATTAAAATTACAAGCCGAAGAATTAAAGCATCAGCGTGAAATTCTTGAAATGGAGCTGAAAAAAGAAAATGAATTAAATATTCAGGAATATGAAAAACACATTCTTGAACTTGAACTGCAAAGTAAATCTTCTGAAGTTGCAGGAAAATCTCTGTCTATTGCAAAACAAAGTGAAATGATCGAGAATATTCAAAATATTCTGGATTCTGAAAAAGATTTCAATAAACTTAAAAGTGAAATCAAAAAAGCAATTAAGATAAATGAAGTAAATAAACACGAATGGGAAATATTTGAAACCAACTTAAATCAAATCCATAATGAGTTTATCATAAATTTATCTAAAAAGTATCCTCAATTAACTCCAAAGGATATCAAACTATGTGTTTATTTAAAAATGAATCTTTCTTCAAAAGAAATTGCACCTATGATGAACATCTCATTTAGAGGTGTAGAACTGCATAGATATCGCCTTAGAAAGAAGCTAAACCTGACTCAGGACGAAAACCTGTCGAAGTTTTTATTAACTCTGTAA
- a CDS encoding DUF3995 domain-containing protein, with the protein MAKIIAVLLFFVFLFLSLIHVYWAFGGKWGTEGVYPTSDTQTPPKNPGIVPTLIVTVGLFGFGVFYLIKVRIVSAVLPLWLEKYGLWILMTIFTVRAIGDFKYLGFFKKIKNTKFGQNDTHYFAPLCLIIGILTLLIAVTG; encoded by the coding sequence ATGGCAAAAATCATTGCAGTACTACTATTTTTTGTATTTCTTTTTCTTTCATTAATCCATGTTTATTGGGCTTTTGGAGGAAAATGGGGAACTGAAGGTGTTTATCCAACATCTGATACACAAACTCCTCCAAAAAATCCAGGAATAGTGCCTACATTGATAGTTACTGTTGGTTTGTTTGGTTTTGGTGTTTTTTATTTAATAAAAGTCAGAATCGTTTCTGCAGTATTGCCGCTTTGGCTGGAAAAATATGGTCTTTGGATTTTAATGACAATATTTACTGTAAGAGCAATCGGAGATTTCAAATATCTTGGGTTTTTCAAAAAAATAAAAAATACCAAATTCGGACAGAATGATACACATTATTTTGCTCCTTTATGCCTCATAATCGGTATTCTAACTTTGCTGATTGCTGTTACGGGCTAA
- a CDS encoding acetate/propionate family kinase has translation MKILIINSGSSSIKYQLMVMPANEVICSGMIDRIGLETSNITFKTVSNSFEEILPVPTHKVGLQKVADMLLDAETGVIKTTSEITAVGHRVVHGGSYFSNTTVITEEVKEKIKELSELAPLHNPAHLVGINVAEEIFASAKQVAVFDTAFHQTIPVEAHKYAIPNFLLTEHKVRVYGFHGTSHKYVSEKAINYLEKGSKIITIHLGNGCSMTAVKDGKSIDTTMGFSPANGLVMGTRAGDIDQSVIFYMVKSLGYTPDEVNSILLKQSGMLGLTGYSDLRDIESKASEGNKDCQLALLMNAYRIRKTIGSYAAALNGLDAIVFTAGIGENSSFMRNLICTDMDYFGIEIDKEKNQIRSKELREINTPNSIVKILVVPTDEEFEIANQVYQLLEN, from the coding sequence ATGAAAATACTAATTATAAACTCAGGAAGTTCTTCAATTAAATATCAATTAATGGTTATGCCGGCAAATGAAGTAATTTGTTCAGGCATGATTGACAGAATTGGTTTAGAAACATCGAATATTACTTTTAAAACAGTTTCAAATTCATTTGAAGAAATACTACCGGTTCCAACTCACAAAGTAGGATTGCAAAAAGTAGCCGATATGCTTCTGGATGCAGAAACGGGAGTAATTAAAACCACATCAGAAATTACCGCAGTAGGGCATAGAGTAGTTCACGGAGGAAGTTATTTTTCGAACACAACAGTTATTACCGAAGAAGTAAAAGAAAAAATTAAAGAACTTTCAGAACTGGCTCCTCTTCACAATCCGGCGCATTTAGTTGGAATAAACGTTGCCGAAGAAATTTTTGCTTCTGCAAAACAAGTAGCCGTTTTTGATACCGCTTTTCATCAGACAATTCCGGTTGAAGCTCATAAATATGCTATTCCTAATTTTCTTTTAACAGAACATAAAGTTCGAGTTTACGGCTTTCATGGAACAAGTCATAAATATGTTTCAGAAAAGGCAATTAATTATTTAGAAAAAGGCTCTAAAATTATTACTATTCATTTAGGAAACGGCTGTAGTATGACAGCTGTAAAAGACGGAAAAAGCATCGATACTACTATGGGGTTTTCACCAGCAAATGGTTTAGTTATGGGAACCCGTGCAGGAGATATAGATCAGTCGGTTATTTTTTATATGGTAAAAAGTTTAGGCTATACACCAGATGAAGTCAATTCTATTTTATTAAAACAAAGCGGAATGCTTGGTCTTACAGGATATAGCGATCTTCGTGATATTGAATCTAAAGCATCAGAAGGAAATAAAGACTGTCAGCTGGCATTATTAATGAATGCTTACAGAATTAGAAAAACAATTGGTTCTTATGCCGCAGCTTTAAACGGATTAGATGCTATAGTTTTTACAGCTGGTATTGGAGAAAATTCTTCGTTTATGCGTAATTTAATCTGTACAGATATGGATTATTTTGGAATTGAAATCGACAAAGAAAAGAATCAAATTCGTTCTAAAGAATTACGAGAAATTAATACTCCAAATTCTATTGTAAAAATTCTGGTAGTGCCAACAGACGAAGAATTTGAAATTGCAAATCAGGTTTATCAATTATTAGAGAATTAA
- the pta gene encoding phosphate acetyltransferase — MSKAIYIATSDYNSGKSIITLGLMSILIGKTAKVGYFRPIIEDFVDGEVDNHIETVLSYFNLDIDFEDAYAITKSKLIKKKNKGKIGEVLDLIIEKYKKLEERFDFVLVEGTSFTGEGTSIELDLNVLIAKNLGIPTIIVGSGVGKTLEELLDSLYLVYDSFKVKEVEVLSVFANKVQPENIELVTKSLQKTLPSNVLINTIPLISSLNNPTMQEIVNELNAKVLFGENYLNNEIGHYSVGAMQLHNYLVHLHDNALVITPGDRSDIILGALQANESANYPTISGIILTGNIVPEESILKLIEGLSAIVPIIAVDGGTYHITNKIGSIKSEIYANNTHKIETSITTFEKYVNNDALSERLITFQAEGMTPKMFQYNMVKRAKQHRKHIVLPEGNDDRIITAASRLLDMDVVDISIIGDKKQIENKVVELGITLDFSKVNIINPIESEMYEDYANTYYELRKAKNVSITMARDLMEDVSYFGTMMVYKGHADGMVSGAAHTTQHTILPALQFIKTKPNSSVVSSVFFMCLEDRVSVFGDCAINPNPTAEQLAEIAISSAESSLAFGIEPKIAMLSYSSGSSGKGDEVDKVRTATAIVKEKRPDLKIEGPIQYDAAVDLSVGKSKMPDSEVAGQASVLIFPDLNTGNNTYKAVQRETGALAIGPMLQGLNKPVNDLSRGCTVDDIINTVVITAIQAQGM; from the coding sequence ATGAGTAAAGCAATATATATAGCCACTAGTGATTACAACAGTGGTAAATCAATTATCACGCTCGGCTTAATGAGTATCTTGATTGGTAAAACGGCTAAAGTGGGTTATTTTAGGCCTATAATCGAAGATTTTGTTGATGGTGAGGTTGATAATCATATCGAAACCGTTTTGTCTTATTTTAACCTTGATATTGATTTTGAAGATGCCTATGCAATTACAAAAAGCAAATTGATCAAAAAGAAAAACAAAGGAAAAATAGGCGAGGTTCTGGATCTTATTATTGAAAAATACAAAAAGCTAGAAGAACGCTTTGATTTTGTTTTGGTTGAAGGAACGAGTTTTACAGGCGAAGGAACTTCGATCGAATTGGATTTAAATGTTTTAATTGCTAAGAATCTGGGAATTCCAACCATAATTGTAGGTTCAGGAGTTGGTAAAACTTTAGAAGAACTTTTAGACAGTTTGTACTTAGTTTATGATTCTTTCAAAGTAAAAGAAGTAGAAGTCCTGTCAGTTTTTGCAAATAAAGTACAGCCGGAAAATATTGAATTGGTTACAAAAAGTCTGCAGAAGACTTTACCTTCAAATGTTTTAATCAATACAATTCCGCTTATTTCGAGTTTGAATAACCCAACCATGCAGGAAATTGTAAACGAATTGAACGCCAAAGTTTTGTTTGGAGAAAACTATCTGAATAATGAAATTGGACATTACAGCGTTGGAGCGATGCAGCTTCATAATTATCTGGTTCATTTACACGATAATGCTCTCGTGATTACTCCGGGAGACCGTTCTGATATTATTTTAGGAGCTTTACAAGCCAATGAATCGGCTAATTATCCCACTATTTCGGGAATTATCTTAACCGGCAATATTGTTCCTGAGGAAAGCATTTTAAAACTCATTGAAGGACTTTCTGCAATTGTTCCTATTATTGCTGTTGATGGCGGTACTTATCATATTACAAATAAAATAGGATCGATTAAATCTGAGATTTATGCCAACAACACGCATAAAATTGAAACCTCAATAACTACTTTTGAGAAATACGTTAATAACGACGCTTTATCTGAAAGATTAATCACTTTCCAGGCAGAAGGCATGACGCCGAAAATGTTTCAATACAACATGGTTAAAAGGGCTAAACAGCACAGAAAACATATTGTTCTGCCAGAAGGAAATGATGACAGGATTATTACTGCAGCATCAAGATTATTAGATATGGATGTGGTCGATATTTCGATTATTGGAGATAAAAAACAAATTGAAAACAAAGTGGTAGAACTAGGCATCACTTTAGATTTTTCAAAAGTAAACATCATCAACCCAATAGAATCTGAAATGTATGAAGATTATGCTAATACTTATTACGAACTTAGAAAAGCTAAAAACGTAAGTATTACAATGGCAAGGGATTTAATGGAAGACGTTTCGTATTTTGGAACCATGATGGTGTACAAAGGCCATGCAGACGGAATGGTTTCGGGTGCAGCACATACAACGCAGCATACCATTTTACCGGCATTGCAATTCATTAAAACCAAACCAAATTCATCCGTAGTTTCTTCTGTATTTTTTATGTGTTTAGAAGACCGTGTTTCTGTTTTTGGAGATTGTGCCATCAATCCAAACCCAACTGCAGAACAATTGGCAGAAATCGCTATTTCTTCTGCAGAATCAAGTTTGGCATTCGGAATTGAACCAAAAATAGCTATGCTTTCATATTCTTCGGGATCATCAGGAAAAGGAGATGAGGTAGACAAAGTAAGAACTGCTACAGCAATTGTAAAAGAAAAAAGACCAGATTTAAAAATTGAAGGTCCAATTCAGTACGATGCAGCAGTTGATTTAAGTGTTGGAAAAAGTAAAATGCCGGATTCAGAAGTGGCAGGACAAGCAAGCGTATTGATTTTCCCTGATTTAAATACCGGAAACAATACCTACAAAGCTGTTCAAAGAGAAACCGGAGCTTTAGCAATTGGACCAATGTTACAAGGCTTGAATAAACCTGTAAACGATTTAAGCCGCGGCTGTACGGTTGATGATATTATTAATACAGTCGTAATTACAGCAATTCAGGCACAGGGAATGTAA
- the corA gene encoding magnesium/cobalt transporter CorA, protein MRKIKYKKGRKLQHITLEYTGSHKEHETEMQLFVYDDADVVEYDKFTVLALNSCFDYTKNNWLNVHGLNDINLLKTIGTHFKFDDFLLADILNTTKRTKLEEQQNVLFFNIKSLLPSEYSDNISVEQISFILKEGILISFQEKRSDFFTHIRERLRTHAGIVRTKKVDYLLYLLLDAVMENFYITLEDEEDKIEELINLTKKDAKPVILEKIENHRDNLNFLKRSIIPLRDSLYYLKTIKDDDENNGLIQRETFNFFVRLHQKSLELLEQIESDMSALESASNFYFSEQSRKMNEIMKTLTIISAIFIPLTFIVGVYGMNFENMPELKTQNGYFVVMGIMFLLVIALIVYFKKRRWF, encoded by the coding sequence ATGAGAAAGATCAAATACAAAAAGGGACGCAAGCTGCAGCATATTACATTAGAGTATACAGGTTCGCATAAAGAGCATGAAACCGAAATGCAGCTTTTCGTATATGATGATGCAGATGTTGTTGAGTATGATAAGTTTACGGTTTTAGCTTTGAATTCTTGTTTTGACTACACTAAAAATAATTGGTTAAATGTTCATGGTTTAAATGATATTAACTTACTTAAAACAATTGGCACGCATTTTAAGTTTGATGATTTTCTTTTAGCCGATATTTTAAACACAACCAAAAGAACCAAGTTAGAAGAACAGCAAAACGTTTTATTTTTTAATATAAAATCGCTCCTGCCTTCTGAATATTCAGATAATATAAGCGTTGAACAGATTAGTTTTATTCTGAAAGAAGGAATACTAATTTCGTTTCAGGAAAAACGAAGCGATTTCTTTACCCATATACGCGAACGACTTCGTACACATGCAGGAATTGTAAGGACAAAAAAAGTAGATTATCTCTTGTATTTACTTTTAGATGCCGTTATGGAAAACTTCTATATTACACTCGAAGATGAAGAAGATAAAATAGAAGAATTAATCAATTTGACTAAAAAAGATGCAAAGCCTGTTATTTTAGAAAAAATTGAAAATCACCGTGATAATTTAAACTTCTTAAAGCGTTCTATAATTCCACTTAGAGATTCATTGTATTATCTCAAAACGATTAAAGACGATGATGAAAACAACGGCTTAATTCAAAGAGAGACATTTAATTTCTTTGTCAGGCTGCATCAAAAGAGTTTAGAACTTTTAGAACAGATAGAATCGGATATGAGCGCATTGGAAAGTGCTTCTAATTTTTATTTTTCGGAACAAAGCCGAAAAATGAATGAAATTATGAAAACACTGACTATAATTTCAGCCATATTTATTCCGCTGACCTTTATTGTTGGAGTGTACGGAATGAACTTTGAAAACATGCCCGAACTTAAAACCCAAAACGGCTATTTTGTGGTTATGGGAATCATGTTTTTATTGGTAATAGCCCTAATCGTTTATTTCAAAAAACGACGTTGGTTTTAA